DNA sequence from the Camelus dromedarius isolate mCamDro1 chromosome 24, mCamDro1.pat, whole genome shotgun sequence genome:
GGAAACCCAGATGGGAGGTTTTCTGCCCGGGTAGACCACCCCCCACCGGCTTGGAACCTAAACTCTCACCTGCTTCTTTCTGCTGgcttcctccacccccaccccatcccaccctcaTCTATGTTAATAGGGTCAAAGGAAGTTGTCGGACTAATCTCTCCCCTCACTTTATTTTCACACAAGTAAACtagagtattaaaaaaacaaaaccaaggggGTAGGTACAGTTAAGTATtacagtgcgtgcttagcatgcatgaagtccagggttcaatccccagtacctccactaaaataaataaataaacctaattacctcccccaaccaaaacaaaacaaaacaaaactaagggGGTATACTTAAGCAACTTCAACCTATGGTTCAATTACTTTAAAAGCAAGCATTTGCAAGAGATTGCATATTTCCGCCACTAGGAATTCAATGCCAaacatttcttgtattttttttctccccttcagaGGAGTTTCATCCAGGCCTGGGGCAGAGCAGGCTGTGAGGAAGCGCTGAACCCTAGCAGTCCTTCCCCACCTGCCCCGCCAGGACTGGTGCAGCAGCCTCCTGACACTAGTCTccagtcctgcccctccccagaccAGATCGGCCTTCCTCACCTTGCAGAGCAAAGCCCATCGTCTCAGCCCAGCACCTGTTCCACCCATCTCCCCAGCCCCCTAAACTGTCACTCTCACCCCCTGAGGATCTGGGGCTCCAGCAACTCCGAGTTCCTGAGTTTTCCCCTTAAGCCCACCCCGGGCCCTCTCCACACCTCTGTTCACACAGCTGCCTCTGCCTGAGCTGACCgtccctgctgcctccctcaAAGTTGGGCATAACATTCCCTGGTCTCCTAACGATGCCGCCTGTTCTCTCACTTGGAAGGAGCTCCCATCTCCGAACAAATTCACCTCCTCCTTCACTCCAGGCCTTTCTCTTGGTCTCCCCCAGTGACCTGGGATAGCTCTCAGGCTCCCTCACTGGGTGATGAGGGCAGAACCAGGAAAGGATGGacacctgggggtggagggagggaaggcgtGAGAATTAATGGTCCACCAGGCTGCCAGCCCATGCTTCTCAAACCTTAATGTGAAGCCAGATCACTTGAGGAGATAGCAGAAAAACAAATCCTGAACCAGtcggtctggggtggggctgagtcTGCGTTTCTAacgagctcccaggtgatgctgatgctgctggacCCAGAGCCACTTTGAGCCACAAGGGCCTAGCCAACTGGATTGGCTGCGGGAAGGGAGGCCACCGGGAGCCCAGGTGTGAGTAGCCATCATCCGGGGTATAAGATGGCAGGGCTGGTGCCGCCCCGGAGTTACCAGTGGGAGTGGCTTCATCGGCATCATGGGGTCGCACTCTGGGCTCCTCATCTGTTTTCTGCTCTGGGGAAGCACGGAGCTCTGCAACCCCCAGCCTGTCTGGCAGGATGAAGCCCAGCAGTTCGTGCCATCGATGCCGCCTTCCGTGATGGTGGAGTGTCTGGAGGCCCAGCTGGTGGTCACTGTCAACAAGGACCTTTTCGGCACCGGGAAGCTCATCAGGCCTGCAGACCTCACCCTGGGCCCTGACAGCTGTGAGCCGCTGGTCTCTGCGGACACAGATACTGCGGTCAGGTTTGAGGTCGGGCTGCATGAGTGTGGCAATGGCATGCAGGTGAGGcttctccccccagcccccctgcAGCGCTAGCTCCAGGGGGATGACATGGGAGGAGGTGGTCAGTGGTGGTAGGGAGTGTGGATGTAGAGCCCGTGGGAGGTGGGCCGAGGGTGGGGCAGCTGAGGCCTGAAGCTGggccttggtggtggtggtgggggagttCATGCCTCTAGTTGCCGAAATTGGGTAGGTGGGGTGGAGTCCAGAGGTGGCGGTGCACTTTGGGCCAGGCCGGGCACCCCCATTCTGATTCCTGAGGATTTATGACCCCCGGAAGGAATCTAGGAGAGCTATAGCTGGTGTAGGGGGCGTGATACGATGCCCCGCGGGTAGCCCAGCCCTTGCTTGGGGCCCTAGACACATGTATGGAAGAGATGAACTTTGGCACCTCAGAAAGCCCAGAAGTCGTCACAGAAAAAGAATTCTGGCATCCCTCGCTCATGTTTAATGGCTTTGAAGCCTTGAACTAAATGCGGTGAGGGAGGGGGCAAAGGGCACTGTGGTCACCTATGTTGAAACAGGCTCCGAGTGGGTCCCGTGGGGGGCAGTCTCAAGTTGGGGGTCCGTAGGACGCATGTGCAGGAAGAGAGCTGAGTAATTCAGGCCAGATCCCTTCCAAGtagagggggagggggacagatcCTCAGATGACTGGATGGGGCCTTCCAGCACTGCAGGGCGGACTGGGCACAGCTGGTACACTGTTCCCTGGACTGACTCCCTGCTGCCCCTCAGAGATCTGTCCTCCCCGCTGTCatgcccaccctccacccacctcaCCCTGGACTCAGGTCTCAGCTTGGCTAGGGGCAAGTTCAGCTCCTGAAGTCCCCTTCTGGCACTGTGGTCTTAGTATGGTCCCCAGGGTCCCCCTTGAAGTCTCCTGCCCCTTGTTTTCTGGGGCGAGGGAAGGGCGGCAGAAGCTGCAGGAGTTATTTAAGgaattattctaatttagtaATTCCCAATCTTTgggcattagaatcacctggggagcatTTAAAACTCCTGAGTCCCATATCCCATATTAAATCCACACGGAAGTGGGGGCCAGACATCAGCATCTTTTAGAATCCCCAGGTGACTCTGACTGAGCACGGCTTGGAAACTCCTTTCCCCAGGGCAGTGTTCCCAGTCTCTCCTGATAAGAATCATGTGAGTGCTGGGAACGCCACCTGTGCTGTCCCTCAGGGCCCACGCTTGGTTTAGTGATGCTCTGCTGTCCTGAAATTCTTTCCTCTTGAATTGGGAGCCCCACATTTTCACTCTGCTCTGGGCCCCACAAATAGCAGCAGGTCCACGTGGGGCACTGGTTCATAGAAAGCTAGGACTCTCCTGTGAAGCGGGAGTGGTGAGGGCAGGCCCGGCAGCCGCCAGGGGCCCTTGGTGATGCAGACTGCCCCGGTAGCACCTCCTTGTGCTCTCCCTGCCTCAGGGAACCACTGAACCCGCTTCCCCTTCTGAAATGGGCTTGAGAATAAGTCAGAAGTGGGAGGGTGATTTAAGTGTTCACTGCTGTGGCAAAGAGTTAAAATTCTTGAAACTTTCTGGCTCCTTCCTGGGGACTTTCTTGGCTCCAAGCGTcccctgggaaaggaaacagggtGCATGGTGTTGGTGGGGGTGGCAGCCTGAGAAGGAAGCACATACCCGATGTCTGGTCATCAGACGCTGCTTGGGGGTGACACAGAGCTGATCTAGACCCCCGGTGGTGGTGTCACCATGCTGGGGTGAAGAGAGGTGCAAAGGTGGTTCCTGTCCAGCTTCTCCTGGGGTCAGTGGCAGAGCGGGCTTTGAACCCAGGGCCTGTGTTCTCTCCTCCACAAGTTACCggccctccctgccccttgcAAGGGTCGGGCACACCTGGGGCGGGTGGTGCCTGGTGGGATAAGGCCTCCCCTTTCCTTCAGGTGACCGAGGATGCCCTGGTGTACAGCACCTTTCTGCTCCACAACCCCCGCCCTGCGGAAAACCTGACCATCCTGAGGACTAACCACGCCGAGGTTCCCATCGAGTGCCGCTACCCCAGGTCCGTGTGGGACGGGCCTGTCGCTGCTCCGGTGCAGAGGTCCCTCGGCCAGCACATCAGCCTCCATCTAGAACCATGGCTGTGAGAAGGTGGAAGTGCTTGGGCTGTGGTCGCTGTCCCCAGTCCTGGTGGGCCTGTCCTCATGGCTGCAGCCGGTGCTGGATGGCCCACAGGCTGGGATGCTTTTTCCTAGCCCAGATACCTGAGGTGTGGTTCTCTCAGTAGATGGGTCACTTGGGGGGCCTCTTCCATGAGACTCAGCGGGGCAGGCACCTGGAGACATCTGCCTGCCCCAAGGGCCCTCCTGTCCTGGTACAGCTTCAGTGTCTCAATGGCCTGAGCCTCCACAGTTAACCTGGATGAGGGCAGATCTGGGTCTAGAAACCAAACCAACCTGAGATGTATTTGTGATTGTGCTGCAGCTTGGATGTCTcatggctgggaggggtgggCCCTTCACAGATGTTTGAGTTTGGGAGGTTCAGGGGCATTGGGAGGTTCAGGAACAGGCTCAGGCTTCAGGTGATGTTCAGCCACCTGGCTGGGCCACCGCTGAGGACCCTGCAATGAGGTAGCGGCGAGATCCCCTCCAACgtggggccaggccagggagccccaggccgGGTGGGCAGCTGCCGTTCTCTCCCAGGCAGGGCAACGTGAGCAGCTGGGCCATCCTGCCCACCTGGGTGCCCTTCAGGACCACGGTGTTCTCAGAGGAGAAGCTGGTTTTCTCTCTGCGCCTGATGGAGGGTGAGAAAGGAGGGCGGGCTGGCAGGGCAGCTGGCCGGGAGAGCTCTGGCCATCCATCACCCCGACTGTGCCTTTCAGAGGACTGGAGCGCCGACAAGATGACACCCACCTTCCAGCTGGGAGACAGAGCCCACCTCCAGGCCCAAGTCCACACTGGCAGCCACGTGCCACTGCGACTGTTCGTGGACCACTGTGTGGCCACGCCGACGCCGGACTGGAACACCTCTCCTTCTCACACCGTCGTGGATTTTCACGGGTGAGGCTGGGCTACCTTTCTGGGGAACTCTTGTGACATGACCTGACCTGTCACCTGCCTCAATCTCTAactccatttttttgtttgttctcctCAAAGTTGTCTCGTGGATGGTCTCACCGATGCCTCGTCTGCTTTCAAAGCACCCAGACCTGGGCCAGAGACACTCCAGTTCACGGTGGACGTGTTCCATTTTGCTGATGACTCCAGAAACACGGTAACGGCTTTTAATAGCCTGGAATAAGGTTGAACGACGGGGTCAGGCTGACCAGTCTCACTAGCTGGTGCTGTCACTCACCTGCTGTCTCCTTTAAGCAGCGATTTGGCAGATCTGCACCGTCCTAGTTAACTCTGAAAACTTACCAAGTAGATAAAGCCATGCGCTCTAGTGAGATCTTTGAGAGATTGGGAGAAAACCCGTGGAGGGTGGAGAGAGTCAGGGATTCTAGAAACAGAACAAACTAGGAGAACAGGGACTCAGGAGATCGAGCCCCAACAACCACAGCACCTGGCGACCAGGTCAATGACTTTGTCCTCACCAAGGTCAGCAGGGCCAGAACCCCGATGGGTGGAGTAAGAGTTAAGAACAGATGTCGGCCTTCCTGGAGCTTTCTGGAAGGGCAAGGAGAGCAGCTATGACCTTTTCATACTAGGTAGCCTCTTGAACTTGAACTTGATCGTAGGCTAGACCAGTGACTTGTGGGAACCTGAgtgcatcagcatcacctggagggCTCGTTGAAATTGACcgctgggccccaccctcagggTTTGGTCCGGTAGGTTTGGAGGAGAGCCTAGAATCTGCATCCGCAACAAGTCTCTGGGCGCTGTGGATGTTTGAGAACTGCTCAGCTAGAAGCCCAGCTTGACACTAAGTAAGGGAAGGGTGGGGAGCTAAGACATGGACTGTGCCTGATGGCTGGGGCAGGAAGCACGGGTAGGGCTGGCCTCCAGCCAGAAAGTGCTGGTTAACTCTTACAAAGAAACATCCGAGTAGCTTTGAAATAAATTTCTCGACATAGGAATGGGGGGTTAGGGGAAGTTTGGAATAGCTGATCAGGCAGGATTAGTGATTAAAGGAGGGATTTTTCCAACTCTGGCTCTGAACTAACCCCCTGGAAAGGTCATCAAACTCCTGATACTTGTGTGTAGTCCCATATATTTTCACTTAATTGGGCTGGGACCTGGCATCAACTCTCCACTTTATTAAATCTTCAAACATGTGAAATGGGAAGAATTCTAGCACTAACAGCTATAAACAGCTCCATACCTACCACCGAGGTTCTACGAGTAGTATTGTACTACGTCTAGTCACTAGGCTGTCTTAGAAATGCATCAGAAGCCACTTAAGCTCCCTGGGGCTTCTAAGCAATTAAGTTTACAAACCACGAGCCAGAAGCTCACCAGCTAGGTGGCACTGAGGGGCGAGGAGCCGTGTGAAGGTGCAGACCGCGCTGATGCTACCTTATCCTGCCTTGCAGTTTGTTACAGAAGGTAGATAGGAGGGGCACAACTGAAGCTATGGGGAGGTGACCTGGAGCTTTCTGATGGCAGGTCCTGGGTTGAATGGGGCTGGAGACAAAGGACAGACTCGAAGTCCTGGTTTCCAAATCAGTGGCCTTGTGAGTCCTCGGGTAGAGGATCCTAGTTGGAGCAGGGGGTTGACTTGATTTCAGAGATGGTccactggggaggaaggagggtgaggCTTCATGCAGGTGGTGGCCTTGACCCCGGGTGGAAACATGAGCTAGTATCTGCCTCTCCAAGGATTGGGGGTCCTTAAGACCAGGGGATGATCCTGATCGATGGAAAGAAGCCTGAGCTCTGGAAAGGCTCTCCCTCAACGTGGGCAGATGGCCTGGCCAACTGAGTCTGTTAGGACAGGGAGAAAGAAACCTTACCCTAATGCTAATGGGGAACCACTTTGGGCTCCCACTTTGCATCAGACATACGCACTGGGAAGAAGCTGAAGGTCAAAGCCGTTCCCTTCCTGGGATAAAGACCCTAAAGGACCAGGAAGCCCTTCTGCAGTGGGGCAGATAGAAGGCTGGCAGCCAGAAGTGCCTCTTGGCTCGTTCAAGTTTCCGAAATGGTTTCCCTGCTGGTGCTGTTGGCCACTAGGTGGTGGCCGAGGCTTGCGGTTCTGCAGAAGGCTTCAGAAAAGGCGGTAAAACATCAGTGCCTTCTTAGGTTTGGCAGTGTTGACACCCTAGACTATGAAGGAGGGCCTATAGCTGTGGGTGCTTCTGCCAGGGGGACCCAGGCTGACCTGAGCTCTGGCTTTATCCAGATTCCACCTACTCCAGCTGGTCAGGTGgaatttcagttcctttgggcTGGATCCCTGTCCCTGAGGTTCTGACTTAATGGGCCTGGGGCATTGGACATGCTAAGTGATGGATAGGTTTGGAAAGAGCTTAGACCAACAAGGATGATGGGTTCCAAATGAGAATCCAGTTTGCTACTTGCTTTAAACTTGTGGGCAAGTTAACCTTTGAACCTCCATtgtcccatctgtaaagtgaggttCTGTAACCTCAGGGGTTAAGGGTTCTATAAGAACTGGCTTACTAGTCATTGCTTGGCCTAGAATGCCACCTCGTAACAGCTTTTATTTCCAGATATATATCACCTGCCATCTGAAGGTCACTCCAGCTGACCGAATCCCGGACCAACTGAACAAAGCCTGTTCCTTCAGCAAGTCCTCCAATAGGTGAGAAGACCAGCTTGGACATGACGGGGTAGAAAACCTAGCCGGCCACCCTCATGTTTATTCCTCGCCATGTGCGCCCCTCTGGCAAACTGCTTCCAGCTGGCCACACGGCTGTCTGATGCTCTGATCTTTCCCTCTCAGATGGTCCCCGGTAGAAGGCCCTGCTGATATCTGTCAATGCTGTAACGAAGGGCGCTGTGGCATTCCAGGCCGTTCCAGGAGGCTGTCCCGCCTGGAGGGACAGTCTGTTTCCCGCAGTCGCAGGCACGGTAGGTCTCAGGAGGGCCCCAGCCTCAGGATGCCCTTTCCTCCATCTAGGGTACCTGTTGTCACTTCCAACAGGTGACATTCTTCTCCCTTGTCCCCCATTAAAGGCTGCTTTACCCCTAGGGGGATACAGTCCCAGGACTAAGAGGCTCCAAGCCCTCACCCCCATGTTGGCCAAGGCCATTGTGCAGTCACCCTGGAGGTCTGATGCATCatcagggagggggtgggagagaagaATGCAGTTGTCAGAACAAAACCTACTAGGTGAGCCCACTGAGCAGAGCACTCCTCACCTGATTCCTGGCTGGGGACGGACGTGACCCTTGGATGTCTTGTCTTTCAGTGACAGAAGAAGCAGATGTCACAGTGGGGCCACTGATTTTCCTGGGAAAGACGAGTGACTACGGCATGGGAGGGTcgacctcctctcccacctctgtgACGCTGGGTGTGGGCCTGGCCGCTGTGCTGTCCCTGACCTTGGCTACCATTGTCCTGGCTGTCACCAGGCGGCGTCGGGCCGCTTCCCACTCTGTGATATGCCCTGTGTCTGCTtcacaataaaagaagaaagtgacCTCTGGGGTGTGGCACAGTGATTAGACAGGGGTGAATCGGGAGTGGCTATGTTGGGGCAGGGGACAAACCATGAGTGTCATGGGTTCAAATGGTGAAATCTAAGTACTGTTGGGCCTTTAGTGAGTCTATACTGTGGAGAGGCCAGATTGGTCTGAAGGCAAGCCTGAATTTTCCTGGGTTGGGGCATCGTGTCCTTCCTCGGGCCAGGGCTGGGTTCCCCAGGGGCAGCTGTAATCCCATGTCTCCAAGGAGGCCAAGATGAGAAGGGTTGGGGGCTTAAGTGGGATGGGCCCTGCCAGCCCCACTTCTAGGCTGGCAAAGGATCCTGTGTCTCTGGGCCCTGGTGGTCTGAttctggggatggggcagggggaaaGGACTTCTGGTCCCCTTCTTAATGGCAGCAAGCAGAAAGCCACATGTCTATGCACTAGAAGCCTAAAAGCCAGAAGCGATGGTCTAGGGCAGTGGTCTGGGCGGTGGTTACCTTGGACCTGAAGCTGCTATTGAGAGCCCTCCGGGGGAGGAGCGTGCCGTGGCCAAGCCACTAGCTGAGGTGGGTGCTTTAAGGCTTCCTGTCACTGAGGGGAGCTGCCTATGGCCCCCCCACATAAGCTGCTGTGATTGCCACAGCCGCTGGGAGTGCCCAGCAAGGGAATGGTGCCTCCAAGGGAGGTGGCTACGCTCCCTCTGCTGAGGGCACTGTGGGCTGGCCCTGAGCTGGCTCCAATTTCACGGCTGTGTGACTCACTCTCACTGGGTGAGGATCACCTTCACTGGAATCTCAGCCTGGCTAGTTACCTGCCCAGAGCCTGAGGCTGGTGCCTGCTGGCCGGGTCTGTTACGTATAAACTGCTTGGGACCAAAGGGCACTTACACAAAACCTTGCTCTGGATGTGTTTGATTTCGGGGTCTCAGAAGTATAGGAAGGCCTAGGTCCTTGCCCCTCCAAGTGTAGTTTTGTGACCAGCTTTGAGCATCACCTGGGGATTTGTAGGAAGGGCAGAGTTCGGGGCCCATCCCAGACCTAAGAATCTGCATCTTAACAAAACCCCCAGCTGATTCTGATGTGTGACATGCACTGGGCTAGAGGATTTGCATGAGGAAGGAGTCCTGCTCCTCCAGCAGGTGTGCTGTATGTAAGGGAGTAAAAGACTGGGGGTTGGAGGAGTGGGCTTCCCAGAGGTGATGCTCCTGGAGCAAATCCTCCAAGAACAAGCAGGTCCTAGCTGGGCAAAAGGGGGAAGGTGGGTGTGAAGGAAGAGAGGATGGGGAGAGCCTGTGCCCTGGGGGAACGGAGGGCCTCAATGTCCAGTAAGGCAGGGGATGGAGAGGGCAGCCTTGTAGAGCTGATGGAAAAAAAGCCACTGGAGGGCTGAGTGCCATGGATGGACCATCCCTGTTGGAGATCAACGGAGTAGCAGAGGATGGCTACTGGCTTCCTGCCACTGCCAGCTTGGCAGGTCATTTCATCTGTAAGCTAGGACTGTCAGGAGGTTGAGTAAGAGCCTTTGATGGAATCCTGGGCCCTGCAGTGGGGCTCCCAGGCCAGATGGCCCGTCTCACATCCCACCCAGCTCTACCCCTGCCCGAGCCTGTTTCCTTCTGCTTAGAATCATCCCGTTCTCAACTTCACAGTATGGTGAGGATTCTATATGACACTTGGTATGCAGCGTGTGTTCAGAGCTGCTCTGTAAGTAAAGTCTACTCCCCGGACCCCCTGCGGGACCATCCCTGCTGCAAACACCCATCTGTGACTTGCCCTCATGTTCCTTGGTGTTGCAACATCTTGGGAACTCATCTCTCATTCAACTTCAGCTGTCCTCAGCAGAAAGAGGAAGTGGCCGGGTCTGGTGGGGGCAGGAAGTGTGCCAAGGATGTGAACTTGAGTGTCAGCACCCCCATTTCCAGGCGAGCCTCAACACAGCATGAGGTTGGCCCCGGGCTGGGCGGAGAGGCAGCCTCCAGCAGTAACGCAGAGGACCCtgacctgccttcctgcctcaaGGTCGAGCTTCAGTGGCAAGGGAAGGGAAGGCGGTGGGCATTGAGGGTTGTCCATCTCCACTTGCTTGGGCCACCTCTTTCCCTGGTGTTTGGGGAAGCTTCCTATTATATCCTGTGAAACTCGGTGAATCAACACTTTGAGGGTTTAAAACTTCATCCGAAGTCACACAGCACATCCTGTGGGCTCCAAGTGCGCCCTGCTGGCCTTCCTAGGAAACCCCACACTCCACCCACATAGATCAGGCTGAAGCCCCAGCCCACGGGTGTTCCTCAAtgataagtttaaaaaaacagtttaatCTTAAAACTTTGCCTTCCTGGTAGTCAGGGGGAAAAGGGAGATGAGGTATCTTAaagaacaatgaagaaaaaagtaaaaccatcatacaaacacaaaataaaaaggtatCAAAGATCTTGATTTAACTCATTCATTAAGGGAAACTGCAAGATGGAAACAACTGGTTCAAAGGAGAATCCAGAAAACAGATTTACAAAGGCAATCAGAAATGCAGACATGAATTTGCTGAGAGGCGAAAGTGGCTTCCACAGACAGAAATCAATTGCATCTCTTTGGAGAAGAATTACTTGTATTACTATTGGTTTTGTAAAATACCTTAGCCCAAGACAAGGAAAGGCACAGACTCATAAAATCAGATCCTCTAGAAAGGTGCGAGAGAACACCTAGTAatccttttgcccattttaaagtCTTCCACCATTTtccctgacaggtgtgagatttCTCAGGAATTTTTATCAATGGATTCTAAGCAGCTCTGGGGAGCTAACGGAAGTTTCCAGGGGGAGGCTGGATATTaccagaaagagaacagagtgTCTCCCACGGGACCACCTGCCCCTCAATCTTCAGGCTAGGATGCCTGGCTTGTCCACACACCACAACCAATCCCTTCTCTTAAGCAACTCAGATCCCAGAtgactgttaaaaacaaaattcaagtgAGTAAATGTAAAGATCTTACTGGCTTCATTCAATGACTCATGCATTGGGCAGCATCCCATCCAGCGAGGAGAAAGGACCTCCAAAGAACTGTACAAAGTGAAAGCATTTTATAAGCAGACAGGGGCAGGAAAAGGAAGTTTCTAGCAAAGAGTGAATTATTTCAGGCAAGGTTACCTTCCTATGGGGGATGGAAAGGGTCTATGGGGAGGATTACTTCACTAGCGGTGGCCCAGTAATTCCAGATTGACTGGTTATCTTTCTGGGGGAGGCTGAAACTGCAGTTAGATATTAAGTCTTGGTTGCTGACGTGGGGCTTAGCACAgatgactccattttgggcctattgtctaattttttttttaataccagggTGCCAGAGCATTAATTTACAATAAGAACAGTAACTGAGGGGTAGGGGCTAGGGGTCAAGTGTGATTGCTtagatttaaaacaaatttctccAACGAGTTAACTGGGAGTATACATCTGTTATTTCAGACTGGCACCAAGGGAATTAGTAAGAAGGATGAGGCAGTTTAAATCATGTTCCAAGGTCCCGGGACTTACATAAGACGATGCTTTCAGGGGAGACTGCTTCCCTCCTCATGGCTGTAAGGCCACCGTGTTTTTGCTGGCTGTGTAGGTCACACCTGGGTCCTGAGCGAGCCCCGTCGCCTAGAGATGCCAGGTGCTGGCTATTAATCAGAAATAATGAGCAAGGCAGCTGTGGCTTCTAATCAGATGAGCCCTCCAGAGTGTCAGATGGAGGCCAATTAGCTGAGGCACCAAGCAACAGAATTCTGCCTTTCCAAGCAAAACATCAGAAAGTGCTCGAGCCCCTCAGCAGCCACGCTGAGCTTCAGTGTCTTGCCTTTTCTCAGGTTTACACTGATCTTTCCTTGTTCCAGAGTGAGCTGGGGGCTGGTTCCAGGACTGAAACCCTTGGAAGCAGGAAACCTTAACACCTGGAGTGGAGTTgaaggactttattttttaatctgagttCCTTTGGCCACCaccactccccctcctcccatgGCCAAAATCGACTTCTTTCTGGGGCCACATCATTCTTTCTCAGTTGCTTGGGAGCCCTCAAAGGCCTGAGGGTGGCACAAATGCTGAACGTTGAGATCTCAAATAAAAAAAGGCCTCCCTTCTGAGCAGATGATTTAGGACAGAGCCTCCACCAGAAATATTTCAGCTCCCATAAGGCATACCTAACCTACcctactgtgtgtgtgttggggggtattcttataattttctaacagaaaaaaatagcataaatacataatatataaaattaaaatcctcATCTCATCCCCTACCTTCTTGGAGCATCTTAGGTTTCCTCCCAGAAAATTTCTATGCCTACAAGCCTATGTGTccatcaaaacacacacacatacacacacacataaataggTGTCCTTTCTAGTCTAGCCTCTGCTCTGAAAGTTCCTTTTTTACTTAACAATATATCTTGGCCATCAGTTTCATCAGCACCTGTGGgtctgcctcattttttttttaaatcttgtttgtttgtttttgaggggagataattaggtttatttacctacttattttttaatggaggttctagggattgaacccaggacctcaagcatgctaagcatggactataccctccccctcttcctccttctttctacCTAGTGTTCCAGGACTACTTAACCAGCCCCCTTCTCCTGGGTTTGTTGTTTCTGATCCTTTGCTATGTGTATTGGCTTAAAGTTCATTCTGCAAGTGGCCAATCCTGTTTCCCTCATTTCGAGTTTCCTGAGGGACATCCTGTTGAGGCCTCAGAGCACAGCACATTCACTCCTTCCTGCCTAAAAATTAAAGTCCTTGTCTCCTATTCTTCTTGCTGCTGCCCTAATTTGCCTCTTTTCATGACCTGAAcactttatttttcccccaaataaaaatagtCTTTCTTTTCAGGTTATAAAAATGGAAACTATTCAGTTGAGGGACACACTCAAATGCTACaggaaaagtacaaagaaagTGACTATTACCTGCTC
Encoded proteins:
- the ZP3 gene encoding zona pellucida sperm-binding protein 3 isoform X1; amino-acid sequence: MGSHSGLLICFLLWGSTELCNPQPVWQDEAQQFVPSMPPSVMVECLEAQLVVTVNKDLFGTGKLIRPADLTLGPDSCEPLVSADTDTAVRFEVGLHECGNGMQVTEDALVYSTFLLHNPRPAENLTILRTNHAEVPIECRYPRQGNVSSWAILPTWVPFRTTVFSEEKLVFSLRLMEEDWSADKMTPTFQLGDRAHLQAQVHTGSHVPLRLFVDHCVATPTPDWNTSPSHTVVDFHGCLVDGLTDASSAFKAPRPGPETLQFTVDVFHFADDSRNTIYITCHLKVTPADRIPDQLNKACSFSKSSNRWSPVEGPADICQCCNEGRCGIPGRSRRLSRLEGQSVSRSRRHVTEEADVTVGPLIFLGKTSDYGMGGSTSSPTSVTLGVGLAAVLSLTLATIVLAVTRRRRAASHSVICPVSASQ
- the ZP3 gene encoding zona pellucida sperm-binding protein 3 isoform X2; the encoded protein is MPPSVMVECLEAQLVVTVNKDLFGTGKLIRPADLTLGPDSCEPLVSADTDTAVRFEVGLHECGNGMQVTEDALVYSTFLLHNPRPAENLTILRTNHAEVPIECRYPRQGNVSSWAILPTWVPFRTTVFSEEKLVFSLRLMEEDWSADKMTPTFQLGDRAHLQAQVHTGSHVPLRLFVDHCVATPTPDWNTSPSHTVVDFHGCLVDGLTDASSAFKAPRPGPETLQFTVDVFHFADDSRNTIYITCHLKVTPADRIPDQLNKACSFSKSSNRWSPVEGPADICQCCNEGRCGIPGRSRRLSRLEGQSVSRSRRHVTEEADVTVGPLIFLGKTSDYGMGGSTSSPTSVTLGVGLAAVLSLTLATIVLAVTRRRRAASHSVICPVSASQ